A genomic region of Trifolium pratense cultivar HEN17-A07 linkage group LG3, ARS_RC_1.1, whole genome shotgun sequence contains the following coding sequences:
- the LOC123913753 gene encoding SUPPRESSOR OF GAMMA RESPONSE 1-like, whose product MKLFCYNIELAKEWPGLPKGVKFDPSDKEIIWHLLAKVGVGNLQPHPFVEEFIITLEVDDGICYTHPQNLPGVKQDGNATHFFHRAIKAYNTGTRKRRKIHDQDFGDVRWHKTGRTKPVILNGAQKGCKKIMVLYMSSAGGGKAEKTNWVMHQYHLGTEEDEKDGEFVISEVFYQQQHVKLGDIDEQDITEATEETIIKVDPVTPKSVTPEPPHNERQYSDVDLG is encoded by the exons CTTGCAAAAGAGTGGCCGGGCTTACCAAAAGGTGTTAAATTTGATCCATCTGATAAGGAGATAATTTGGCACTTGCTTGCAAAAGTTGGTGTAGGAAATTTACAACCTCATCCTTTCGTAGAAGAGTTTATTATTACTCTTGAAGTGGATGATGGAATTTGTTACACTCATCCTCAAAACTTACCTG GTGTAAAGCAAGATGGAAATGCAACCCACTTTTTCCACAGAGCAATTAAGGCTTACAATACTGGCACACGAAAGCGCCGAAAAATACATGATCAGGATTTTGGTGATGTCCGCTGGCATAAAACTGGAAGAACTAAACCAGTAATCTTGAATGGGGCTCAAAAAGGCTGTAAAAAGATTATGGTTCTGTATATGAGCAGTGCGGGGGGAGGAAAAGCTGAGAAAACGAATTGGGTTATGCATCAATATCATTTAGGAACAGAAGAGGATGAAAAAGACGGGGAATTTGTTATCTCTGAAGTGTTTTACCAGCAGCAGCATGTCAAATTGGGTGATATAGATGAACAGGATATAACTGAAGCCACCGAAGAAACAATCATAAAAGTGGATCCGGTTACTCCCAAATCGGTGACTCCTGAGCCTCCTCACAATGAAAGGCAGTATTCAGATGTTGATCTAGGATAA
- the LOC123913754 gene encoding uncharacterized protein LOC123913754 yields MTINGDGKGSLPIKHEGTAVKDVDSSDIDELKNLVHNKLVITEARLQKPPKTMKRKLAKSRFRRSKILSETITIISFDDDDNIDIMEHSTSKYNVNNVIFISSDDDEIDETKESTKDNNA; encoded by the exons ATGACTATTAATGGGGATGGTAAGGGTTCTTTGCCCATTAAACATGAAGGAACTGCTGTAAAAGAT GTTGATTCATCCGACATAGATGAATTGAAAAACTTGGTCCACAACAAACTGGTCATAACAGAGGCCAGGCTACAGAAGCCACCAAAAACCATGAAACGCAAATTGGCTAAGTCTCGATTTCGTCGATCCAAAATTTTGTCGGAAACTATCACCATCATATCATTTGATGATGATGACAACATAGACATTATGGAACACTCAACGTCAAAATACAATGTTAACAATGTCATCTTCATATCATCGGACGATGATGAAATAGACGAGACAAAAGAATCAACGAAGGATAATAATGCCTAG